The genomic DNA GGTGGAGATAAGCCTCGAGATCCTCCTTCGAGAACCACGCGGTCGCATAGATGCGCTGCAGCATCTGACGCTTCTCATCGCCGCGCCAGTAAGCTCCGGCCGTGTGCAGCAGCTTGAAATGACGCAAATACGATGTGTCCGGCACGTGCGGGCCGCGGCACAGATCGATGAACGGTCCGTCCGTATAGGTCGAGATGATTTCGTCGTCACTGAACTCCGAAAGCCGCTCGATCTTCAGCGGATCATCCAGGAATCTCTTTCGCGCTTCGGACTGGCTGACCTCTTCGCGGATGAACGGATACTTCTCCTGCACGACCTTTCGCATCTCTGTTTCGAACGCCTCGAGATCCTCCGGCGTGAACGGCTCCGCGACCTCGAAGTCGTAGTAGAAACCGTCCTCGATGGCCGGGCCGAATCCGATCTTCGCGTCAGGCCGCAGGCGGCGCACCGCCGTCGCCAGAATATGCGCGCCGGAGTGGCGCAGAACATCGAGCGCGATCGCGTCCTTTGCCGTAAGAACGCGAAACTCGCCGCTCTTTCGAAGGGGAGTGATCAGGTCGATCACCTCTCCGTCGACCTCGACCGCCAGAGCGTCCCGGAGCAGCCGCGAGCCGATGGAGGCAACCACATCGCGCGGCAATGTTCCCTCCTCGACCTGGCGCGTAGCGCCGTCGGGGAGTGTCAACGTCAACATGTCTTTCCTCGTGAAAATCGGGGGGCGGCGGCTGGCCTTTAACTTGCTCCCGCTTAAGCTATCCTTCGAGAATATCCTTCGCCACAGGATCGCATACATGTCACCCTTCAGATACCAGGATGAAGAATCCGCTTCGACCGGAGCGCTGTACATCGCGCTTGGCGCGCTCGCCGGATTCGCCGCAGGAGTCGTCGTCGCTCAGCATTACGGCGGAGTTACCGGACTCACTGATCGCATTCGCGAAAAGTTTGGGCGAGCTCAGGCCGGCGACACGACGGAAGATGAACACGAAGAGTACGAGACCTCGTACGACGACGACCACGAGCGTCCGCTCGAGCCAACCGAGGAACTCGAGGAGCGAGTCCTCGAAGCGTTCCGAAACGACCCGATCCTGAGCGAGCGCGCAATCGACATCGGCGCCCTCGACGACGGAATAGTCGAGCTCACCGGCTGGGTCAATGCAGCCGACGAGGCTGAACAAGCAGTGGTAATAACGCGTGGCGTACCGGGCGTGGACACCGTTGTCAACCGGCTCGCCATCAGAACCGAGGAGGACCTCCTGGACGATATGGCTGAGGACTACGAGGAAGCCGTTGACGGGGTGGGTGGAGGACAGTGGGAAGGCCAGAACATCGGCACAGGACGCAGGCGACAGGGAAACTCCGCCGAGGTCGACCGTCATGCCGACCCGAGGCAGGAGCTGGAGGAAAAGGAGCTCGACCGGATTTTTCTGAACGCCGATGAAGAGGCCGACGTCAAGGCCGAGCGGCGACAGCGATCCAAGAAGCCACCGAAGACCGGTCGTGCCGACGGATCGCCCCTTGCGCCGGGAGGCGTTCCAAAGAGCGACCACGTCGCCAATCCACTCGAAGCTCCTCCGCAGGAAATCCCAGGGCAGTAGTCTCGACCTGCGGGACCACGAGCTGCAAAACGGAGCGGCCGGCTTTCCAGCTGGCCGCTCCGCGCTGCTTACAACCACAAAATTGCGCGGTTAACTTGCGCTGGACATGACCGCTACACGGGAAAACGCCGAGCTCTCACCCCAGTACGACCCGGCGGCCAACGAGAGCGCGATTTATCGCGAGTGGGAGGAAGCCGGTGTCTTCACCGCGCACGCGGAGCGATCGCAGCCAGCGGGAGGTGACCGCCAGCCTTTCGTGATCGTGATGCCGCCGCCCAATGTGACGGCGGTTCTTCACATGGGACACGGTCTCAACAACACCGTGCAGGACGTGATCATCCGCTGGCGACGGATGTGCGGAGACGAAGCTCTGTGGGTGCCGGGAACCGATCACGCAGGTATCGCGACACAAAATGTCATCGAGAAGCAGCTCGGCGCCGAGGGGAAAACCAGATTCGACCTCGGACGCGAAGCTTTTATCGAGCGGACCACGGAGTGGGTCGGTGAAACCGGTGGAACGATTCTCCAGCAGCTCCGAGCGATCGGCGCGTCGTGCGACTGGAGCCGAACGGCGTACACTCTTTCGCCGGCGCTCAGCGAAGCGGTGCGCGAGGCGTTCGTTCAGCTGTACGAGCGTGGTCTGGTATATCGCGGACATAGAGTCATTCACTGGTGCCCGCGATGCCTGACTTCACTGAGTGACGAAGAGGCTGAGCATAGTGAGGAGGCCGGGCATCTTTATCACGTCCGGTATCGCGTGAACGCCTCTGCCGGTGCCAGCGGTCCAGAGTGGATCAGCGTCG from Gemmatimonadaceae bacterium includes the following:
- a CDS encoding BON domain-containing protein, with amino-acid sequence MSPFRYQDEESASTGALYIALGALAGFAAGVVVAQHYGGVTGLTDRIREKFGRAQAGDTTEDEHEEYETSYDDDHERPLEPTEELEERVLEAFRNDPILSERAIDIGALDDGIVELTGWVNAADEAEQAVVITRGVPGVDTVVNRLAIRTEEDLLDDMAEDYEEAVDGVGGGQWEGQNIGTGRRRQGNSAEVDRHADPRQELEEKELDRIFLNADEEADVKAERRQRSKKPPKTGRADGSPLAPGGVPKSDHVANPLEAPPQEIPGQ